CGTCATGTTCATTCACCGCGACGACTACTACAATGAGATGTCCGAGTACAAGAACCAGGCCGAGATAATCGTCGCAAAAAACCGCAACGGCCCCACCGGCTCCGCGATGCTCTACTTCCACAAGGAATTCACCCTGTTCGACAATCTGTACCAGCCCGGAGCCACGAGCTGATGGCAAACGTGGTGGTCGTCGGCGCCCAGTGGGGCGATGAGGGCAAGGGCAAGATCACCGATCTGCTGGCCGAGCGCGCGGACGTCGTGGTGCGCTACGCGGGCGGCAACAACGCCGGCCACACGGTCATCGTGGGCGATCGGCTCCTCAAGCTGCACCTGGTCCCGAGCGGCATCCTCTACCCCGGCACGCTGTGCGTCATCGGCAACGGCTGCGTGGTCGATCCTCCGGCCCTGCTGCAAGAACTCGGGGATCTGGCGGCGCAGTGCCTGGACACCTCCGGCCTGCGCCTTTCGCTGCTCGCCCACGTCATCATGCCGTGGCACAAGATCCTCGATGGCGCCGAGGAACGGCGCCGGGCGCAGAAGATCGGCACCACCGGCAAGGGCATCGGCCCGGCCTACGCCGACAAGGTCGCCCGGGTGGGCTTCCGCGTCATGGACCTGCTCCACCCCACCTGGTTCCGCGGCCTGCTGGCCGAACGCCTGGCCCTCATCAACGAGGTCCTGGCCAAGGTGCACGACCTGCCGCCGCTGGATCCGGACGAAGTCGCCCGCGAGTACCTGGCCTACGGCGAGCGACTGGCTCCCTACGCCACCGACGTGACGCTCCTGCTGCACGAGGTGATGGCCAAGGACGACGTCATCCTGTTCGAGGGCGCACAGGGCACGCTGCTGGACATCGACCTGGGAACCTACCCGTTCGTCACGAGCTCCAACGCCGTGGCGGGCGGGGCCTGCACCGGCGCGGGGGTAGGCCCGACGGCCATCGACCGCGTCCTGGGCATCGCCAAGGCGTACGCGACCCGCGTGGGCGGCGGCCCGTTCCCGACCGAACTGACCGACGCGACCGGCGAGAAGCTGCGCGAGATCGGCCAGGAGTACGGCACCACCACCGGCCGGCCGAGGCGCTGCGGATGGTTCGACGCGGTGGCCGCGCGATTCGCCGCGCGCGTCAACGGCCTCGACGCCCTGGCCATCACCAAGCTGGATGTCCTCGACCAGTTCGCCGAGATCCGCGTGTGCACGGCCTACCGGGTCGACGGCGAAGTCCTTGCCGAGTACCCGCTCGAGGGTTCGGTGCTGGCCCGCGCCGAGGCGCAGTACCAGACAATGCCGGGCTGGCAGGCTCCCACCGGGGATGCCCGAGCCTGGGACGAGTTGCCGGCGGCCGCCCGGCGCTACCTGGACTTCCTGGCCGACATCGTCGGCGTGCCCATTTCCATCGTCAGCGTCGGCAGCCGCCGCGACCAGACGGTCGTGCACGAGGATCCGCTCGAAGGCCCGCGCCGCGTCGCCCCGGCCATGAGGGCCGCTCCCCGGGCCTGAGGCAGCATGTCAGCCGCCCATTTCCTGAAGTACATGGCCTACGTCTGGCCGGAGTTCGTGCGCCGCTACGTCGCCGCGTCGCGGGCGGGCCATTCGGAAGAGTACTACTCCTGGGCCACCCGGGACTGGGCGCAAGGCATGATGCGGGCCGCCAGGATCGACGTGCACCTGGATGGCGTGGATCGCATCGGCCCCGGGCCGTACCTGATAGCGCCCAACCACCAGAGCTACCTCGATCCGCCGGCCTTGATGGCGGTGATGCCCGGCCGGCCGATCTTCGTGATGAAGCGCGAACTGCTCTCGTGGCCCTTCTTCGGCCGCCTGCTCCGCGGCGCCCGCATGATCGCCATCGACCGAGGCAACCGCCAGCAGGCGATCACGGCGATCGAGAATGCCCTCAAGCGGCTCCAGCCGGGCGAGATGGTCTACATGTTCCCGGAGGGCACCCGCAGCCGCGACGGCCGCCTGGGCAAGGTCAAGCGCGGCGTCTTCTACTTCGCGGTGCACACCAATCTGCCCATCCTGCCCGTGGCCATCAAGGGGTCGTATGACAGGCTGCCGCGGTCGGCGTACTTCGCGATGAATCCCGGCCCGATCTACCTCCAGGCCCTGGAGCCGATCGTGCCCGACCCGGCACGCGGCGACGATCAGGTGGACGAACTGCAAGCCCGCTGGGAGCGCGCCATCCGGGAGGCTCTGGGCGAGAACCGGCTCCCTGCGCCCGTTTAACAATCGCAAAATATAAATTTATCGAAAGACGGTGGGGAAATCCGCCTATAGAGGCCATGCGGGACCAAGGCGCAGGCGCAAAGCGCCGCAAGATTGGGGAGTGAGGCGTTAGTCCTCTGTTGTAGGAGGGTTAGATTTCGTATGGCTGACATCAAGGATGCGGGCAAGGCGAACATCGCGAAGGCCGTGCCGCCCAAGGTCGTCGAACCGATCGGGCAGCCGCAGCCGGAAGAGCCGGGGCGGGTGATCATCCCCGACGAGCGCTTGATCGACAAGCGGATCATGTGGACGCCCGAACAGCAGGCTCGCTACAAGCTCACCATGGCCGAGAAGCAGGTAAACCAGGAAATCGCCGCGCTCGACAAGGCCATCGCGGAGCGGTCGAAGGGCCTCTCGCCGTGGCAGCGCTTCGCCGACCCGGTGCTCCGCGACCTGCGGGCCGCCCGGGCCGAACTCGGCCAGGCGGAAGCCGACCTCAAGGCCGCCCGCACCGAACTCGACGGCCGCCTGCCCTTCTACAAGCTCGGCCTGGCCTACATGGGCCCGATCGATCGCACTCCCGATCTCGCCGCCGCCGAGGCCCGCATCAATTCGGCGCTCGGCCACCTCGACAAGGCGCAGTACCACGTGGGCGAGGCACTGGAGAGCCTTCCGCCGGAGCCCTTCATCGGCTGCAAGCATCCCGGCGGCCACATCTGGCACGGCAACACGCTCCGCGGCCAGCTCAACGCCCTGTCGCGGGACATCTCCGAGACGCAGCAGACGGCCAGGGAGGCGCGCGAGAACGTGTGGGAGGCCCAGGAAGCCGGGCCCACCAAGCCGTGGCCCCCCAAGCCTTGGCCGCCGCGGCCGCTGCCCGCGCCCATTCCTCAGGAGTTTCCGCCGTACTACCTCAAGTACGCTGACGCGAAGCAGGACTAGCGAGACGACGTCGGGGCCGGCCTCGGGGCCGGCCCTCGATGCTGAGCCGGCCGGCGGGTATAGGGGGCATTGATGCGCAACATCCCCCGCATTCTCGTCGTGGACGACGATCTCGAGAATTGCCAGATGCTCGAGGCCATCCTCCGGCGCGACGGCTACGAGATCGTCGTGTCGACCGACGGCGGGAAGGCGTTCGACATGGCCTCCGAACTCGGCCCCGACCTGCTGCTCCTGGACGTCAAGATGCCGGGCCTCGACGGGTGGGAAGTCTCGCAACAGCTCTACCTGTCGGAGGCCACGCGCGACATCCCCATCATCTTCGTCTCGGGCGTCGTGCTGGACAGCGAAGGCATCGCCCGCGCGCTGGATCGCGGCGCGAACGATTTCATCACCAAGCCGTTCGATGCCACCGAGGTCCGCGCCCGCGTGCGTGCTTGCCTGCGCAACAAGCGCTTGCGGGACGAACTGGTCGAGAAGACCCGGCTCCTGGCGGTGCGGGCCACGCTGGACGATCTCACCGGCATCTACAACCGGCGCCTGCTCTTCGAACGCCTGCGCGCCGAACTCGCCCGGTCCAAGCGCTACCAGTTCCCGACGACCTGCCTGATCCTCGATGTCGACGGTCTCGACGCGGTCAACCAGCGCTACGGCACGATGGCCGGCGATCGCGTGCTCCAGGAAGCCGCCGCCCTGCTGCGCGACATGACCCGGGCCTACGACGTGCTGGCGCGCTATGCCTCCGACGAGTTCGCGATCGTCCTCCCGCAGGCCAGGGCGGACCAGGCGCTGCGGGTGGCCGAGCGCTTGCGCCGCCGCATCGAGACGCACTCCTTCGCCGCGGCCGACGCGTCCCCCCGCGTGACCGCGAGCATCGGCCTGGCTACCTTCCCGGTGGACGGGGAGGACGTCGAAGACCTGCTGCAGGCGGCCGAGACCGCCTTGCAGGAAGCCAAGCGCTCCGGCAAGAACCGCTGCTGCGCCTTCGGTTCCGAGCGGGGCGAACCCGCGGGGACCTGATAGCGGCGCCCACATGTCCTCCGCATCCCGGACGCGGGCACGGAGGCCCGCGCCACCGATGCAGCGGGCGGGGCCGGCCAGGATGCTGGAGGCCCGCGCCGCCGATGCCGGCCGAGAAGCCGGAGGCCCGCGCCACCGATGCCGGCCGAGAAGCCGGAGGCCCGCGCCACCGATGCCGGCCGAGAAGCCGGAGGCCCGCGCGACCGATGCCGCGAGTGGGGCCGGCCTCCGTGCCGGCCGCCATGCGGAGCGGTCAAGCGAGACGCTCCGCGATCCCGCCGGGTCCGTTCGCCGGCCAGCAGGCCGTCAGGCCGGCTGGTAGACCGACACGACCTTGAGGCCGGTCTTCTCCCTGACCAATTGCTCCACCTCGCATGCCTGCTCGCGGGTGAGGACCCGCAGGTGCGACTCGGGAACCGGGGCGGGTCCCTCGTGGTTGCCGCGGGACTCCGGGTACCAGGCGCGCGGCATCGGCCGGAGCGGGGTGTTCAGCTGGATCTCGTCGGGCTTGATCCGCGTGTAGAGGTCGCAGAGCGGCTCCACTTCGGCGAGGTTCATCGGCATCACCATCGTCTGGATCGCCAGGTAGCCGGCGTACTCGGCCCGGAACGCCAGAATTCCCGCCAGGCACCCCTCCAGCGTGATGCCTTCCACGGGATTGTCCACCATGCGCAGCCCCCGGTCGGACGCGGCATCGAGCTTGACGTAGACGCGGTCGGCGGCCGCCAGGTCGGCGCGCACGGCGGGATCGTTCAGCAACGTGCCGTTGGTCAGCACCACGATCGGCTTGCCGGTGCGGTCCCGGATCGCGCGGATGCACTCTCCGAGGTTAGTGGCGAGCGTGGGCTCCCCGTTGCCCGAGAACGTGACGACGTCGGCGCTGCGCCAGTCGGATAGTTCGAGGTCCGCGAGGACCCGCGCGGTCGCCACCCACTCGCGGCGCTCCGCGGTGGGTAGCTCGATCTTCCCGAGCTGGCAATAGGCGCAGCGGAACGAGCAGATGGAGCTCTGCACGAGCAGGTCGATCCCGAGGCTCCGGCCGAGCCGCCAGGATTTGACGGGCCCGTACACCGCCGCCTGGGTCGTGGTTGGCGTCATCGCTTGCATTCTAGCATCCGCGCGGCTAGGATCGACCTGCCATGAAAGGTCCCAAGGAGGATTTCTACCAGACCGCCCCCAAGCCGCCGCGCGCCCTGTGCGTCGGGGCGGCCTTGCGCGGCGCGAGCCGCGAATCGGCCCAGGAACACCTGGAAGAGCTCGCGCTCCTGGCCGAGACCGACGGGATGGTCGTCGTGGGCACCGTCATCCAGGCACGGCAGCGGCCCGATCCCGCCACGTTGCTGGGAAAGGGCAAGATCGAGGAGATCGCCGCGATGGCCGCCGAGAAGCAGGCCGACTGGCTCCTCTTCGACGAGGAGCTGACGCCCACCCAGCAAAAAAACATCGAGAAGCAGACCAAGGTGCAGGTCATGGACCGCACGGGCCTCATCCTCGACATCTTCGCCCTGCGCGCCCGTACCCGCGAGGCCAAGACCCAGGTCGAACTCGCCCAGCACGAGTACATGCTCCCGCGCCTCACGGGCCTGTGGACCCACTTCTCGAAGCAGAAGGGCGGGGTGGGCATCCGGTCGGGCGAGGGCGAGAGCCAGCTGGAAATCGACCGCCGCATCGTCAAGGCGCGCATCTCCCAGCTCAAGCGCGATCTGGCGCGCATCGGCCGGCAGCATGCGGTACGCAAGCGGGGGCACGACGACTACTTCCGGGTGGCGCTGGTCGGCTACACCAACGCCGGCAAGTCGAGCCTGCTCAACGCCCTGACGCGGTCGGCCGTGCTCGCCGAAAATCGCCTGTTCGCCACGCTCGACGCCACCACCCGGCGCTGGGCCCTCTCGCACGGCCGCGAGGTGCTCCTGACCGACACGGTGGGTTTCATCCGCAAGCTGCCGCACCAGCTCGTCGCGTCGTTCCGTTCCACGCTCGCCGAGGCGGCCGAGGCCGACCTCCTGCTGCACGTGGTGGACCTCTCCCACAACGCCTGGCGCGAGCAGGTCGAGGAGACCCGGCGCGTCCTGGCCGAGATAGGCGCCGACGAGGTGCCCGAAATCGTGGTCTTCAACAAGATCGACCGCATCCACGCGGCCGGACGCCTGGAAGACGCGCAGGCCGACGAATCGGGGGCCCTGGCCATCTCGGCGCTCTCCGGCCAGGGACTGCGCGAGCTGCGAGAGGTCGTCGAGGCGCAAATCTCCGGCCCGCCCCGCGAAGAGGTGTTCACGATCCCCGCCTGGTGCGGCGAAGGCGTGGCCCTCGTGTACCGGCGCGCCCGGGTCGTCGCGCAGCACCAGGAGGACGGCATGATCGCCCTCAACGTCCAGGGTTCGCCGGGCGAACTGGCCAGCCTGGCGGCCGCCCTGCGCAACCTCGGCGCGCCCGATCCCCTGGCTCAGGCCGCCGGAACCTAGACCCGCCCGGCTGGCCGCCTGCCGGGCACGCGCCAGGCGGCCTGGTCCAAGCCGTTGTCGGCCTGATCTGAGTCGAGTAGGGCCGACCTCCGTGCCGGCCGGCA
This window of the Candidatus Tanganyikabacteria bacterium genome carries:
- a CDS encoding 1-acyl-sn-glycerol-3-phosphate acyltransferase → MSAAHFLKYMAYVWPEFVRRYVAASRAGHSEEYYSWATRDWAQGMMRAARIDVHLDGVDRIGPGPYLIAPNHQSYLDPPALMAVMPGRPIFVMKRELLSWPFFGRLLRGARMIAIDRGNRQQAITAIENALKRLQPGEMVYMFPEGTRSRDGRLGKVKRGVFYFAVHTNLPILPVAIKGSYDRLPRSAYFAMNPGPIYLQALEPIVPDPARGDDQVDELQARWERAIREALGENRLPAPV
- a CDS encoding radical SAM protein; translation: MTPTTTQAAVYGPVKSWRLGRSLGIDLLVQSSICSFRCAYCQLGKIELPTAERREWVATARVLADLELSDWRSADVVTFSGNGEPTLATNLGECIRAIRDRTGKPIVVLTNGTLLNDPAVRADLAAADRVYVKLDAASDRGLRMVDNPVEGITLEGCLAGILAFRAEYAGYLAIQTMVMPMNLAEVEPLCDLYTRIKPDEIQLNTPLRPMPRAWYPESRGNHEGPAPVPESHLRVLTREQACEVEQLVREKTGLKVVSVYQPA
- the hflX gene encoding GTPase HflX, yielding MKGPKEDFYQTAPKPPRALCVGAALRGASRESAQEHLEELALLAETDGMVVVGTVIQARQRPDPATLLGKGKIEEIAAMAAEKQADWLLFDEELTPTQQKNIEKQTKVQVMDRTGLILDIFALRARTREAKTQVELAQHEYMLPRLTGLWTHFSKQKGGVGIRSGEGESQLEIDRRIVKARISQLKRDLARIGRQHAVRKRGHDDYFRVALVGYTNAGKSSLLNALTRSAVLAENRLFATLDATTRRWALSHGREVLLTDTVGFIRKLPHQLVASFRSTLAEAAEADLLLHVVDLSHNAWREQVEETRRVLAEIGADEVPEIVVFNKIDRIHAAGRLEDAQADESGALAISALSGQGLRELREVVEAQISGPPREEVFTIPAWCGEGVALVYRRARVVAQHQEDGMIALNVQGSPGELASLAAALRNLGAPDPLAQAAGT
- a CDS encoding diguanylate cyclase; protein product: MRNIPRILVVDDDLENCQMLEAILRRDGYEIVVSTDGGKAFDMASELGPDLLLLDVKMPGLDGWEVSQQLYLSEATRDIPIIFVSGVVLDSEGIARALDRGANDFITKPFDATEVRARVRACLRNKRLRDELVEKTRLLAVRATLDDLTGIYNRRLLFERLRAELARSKRYQFPTTCLILDVDGLDAVNQRYGTMAGDRVLQEAAALLRDMTRAYDVLARYASDEFAIVLPQARADQALRVAERLRRRIETHSFAAADASPRVTASIGLATFPVDGEDVEDLLQAAETALQEAKRSGKNRCCAFGSERGEPAGT
- a CDS encoding adenylosuccinate synthase, producing MANVVVVGAQWGDEGKGKITDLLAERADVVVRYAGGNNAGHTVIVGDRLLKLHLVPSGILYPGTLCVIGNGCVVDPPALLQELGDLAAQCLDTSGLRLSLLAHVIMPWHKILDGAEERRRAQKIGTTGKGIGPAYADKVARVGFRVMDLLHPTWFRGLLAERLALINEVLAKVHDLPPLDPDEVAREYLAYGERLAPYATDVTLLLHEVMAKDDVILFEGAQGTLLDIDLGTYPFVTSSNAVAGGACTGAGVGPTAIDRVLGIAKAYATRVGGGPFPTELTDATGEKLREIGQEYGTTTGRPRRCGWFDAVAARFAARVNGLDALAITKLDVLDQFAEIRVCTAYRVDGEVLAEYPLEGSVLARAEAQYQTMPGWQAPTGDARAWDELPAAARRYLDFLADIVGVPISIVSVGSRRDQTVVHEDPLEGPRRVAPAMRAAPRA